Within the Sylvia atricapilla isolate bSylAtr1 chromosome 10, bSylAtr1.pri, whole genome shotgun sequence genome, the region TGCTTCCTGTGCTAGTCCATGTGAACTGTCTGGTCACTTGAGATGGGCCATTTGGACAAACCAAATCCTGAAGGGCTGCTGTGTCCTCAAAACAGCCTGTTCCCAAACAGCTGTGAGTGGGTGGCTTTGACTTCATTACTTGGAGGATGATCCCCATGCCAGGAGAGGGGATACCCCTGGGGAAAGCAAAGCCCAGTTAAAGCCATAGGTTCTGCTTTTGCCCACCACTGGCCTCCTGTGGTGTATGGGAGGGTGTTTTGTGACTCCTGGTAAAGAGCAGTCcaggggcagcacaggcaccattgtgcttttccagcctcagttgAAGAAATGGGGAAGATGCAGCTTCAGAGTGTTTAAAATCTGCAATCTCAGCCTCTCCGGGTGTGTAAACACTCTTATCTGAGCTATGTTAATCAATTGCCCAGTTGTTTGGAGGGCTGCATAGAGCATGTGACTGCTGACAGTGGGTCATAGCTGAGGGTTCCTGccagctggagggagaaaatgcagctttgctgATTGTGAGAGTGAAAAACAAGTACCTCTGGGActgattttttcctgattaCGACACTGCAAAGCAGTGATCTTTCATCCAGCAGTGAGTGGTCAGGCAAATTGACCCCTTCCTTTTAAACCTCTGTCAAACAGGCTGCTGCTTAGAGTCTTAAGCAGGAGTCAGTTTTAAATGGCTCATTCTTGAGGGCTTGGCAAACCACCCTTCCTGAAGATCTGGGGAAGCACACCAATGAATTGCAGGTGACTATCCTGCAGGAAGACACTTTTCAAGAACACTGCTGGGAACTGTAGCTAAGCTCAGAATGGGGGCTGGACTGGGGCAGCTTGTCCTGTGTTCAGGTTCAGACCTTCTCCattcccctgcccagctggatGCCATCATCCATGCTGGCACTGGTCCTGAGAGCCACCTGTGTCTACAGAACTGGGGTCTTCCTCTGCCAGATGGGGACAGAAACAGGTTCTGAACATGAGCACAAATTttggctgtggtgctgctcctgTTGGCTGGACTGTGTCCTGCTGAAGGAAGATTTGGATGAACTCTCTGGGGTAGAGTATGGCCTTCATGTGCAGCAGGAGGCCTCCTGCAGGATCTGTagctctgtgtgtccctgtgtgctcctctgcttttcccagcaaCTTCTGTGTCTGGGGCTTGTTTGCTTGAGCTGTTCCATCATCTGGTGCTACAGGACTGTACCACCTACCCAGTGCTTGCCCTCATCCTCATAGGGTCCCTCCAGACCGACTCTAGCCGTGTCCCCTGGCTGCCTTACTGCCATAGCAAATGCTCAGGCTTTTagggaaataaaacccaagagaGGAACTCACAGCTTAGGGCTTTGTCAGCAGAGCAAGGCAGATGAACTTCCATTTGCATTAGGCTTCCCACTGTGACATGGAGCATGTGCTAAAGCTGGTGgctcttgcagcagcagcatgcaTTGCTGCTGGTCCAGTGGTGGGTAGGAGCAGGCTTGGAGGAGCCCAGAGTTTTAAACCACTGAAGCTCTTCAAAGTCCTGAAgtgtcttttttccttcctgcaggtTGTCACCAGTATACAAACAGGAGCTGTGAAGAGTGCCTGAAAAATGTCACCGTGAGTAGCAGCAGTGAGCCTTCCAACCTTTCACCGTGcctgaaaatgtttccttcctggaaagggGGGCTGGTCCCCTGCCCTTGTCCCAGACATGCTGCAAATTCCACCCACCTATGAGGGTGAGAGGGCAATCCCTCTCTGGTGCTCTGGGAGGAGGTTGCTAGAAactgggtgggttttgttgtgtgCTTTTTGATTAGTGTAAATGAATTGCTGAGCTGCTTCCTCATGGATGGGTGATGTGCTTGGAGAAGGGACTGAGTGGGCTGGGTTGGCTGGTCAAGTTCTCCTCCAGCAGTCTGTgccatggcactgggtgggTGCAGGATGTGTACTGGTGTCCTGCCAGTCTGCCTTATCGCAGATATCAGCAAACTTGAACTTGAGTCAGATCTTGCAGCTGATATAGCCAGAACCTGTTTGACCAAACCCTGCTGAATGCTGGGGTTGGGGGTTGGAGCCACCAGGAGAAGAGTTGTGCAAAGCTCTGCAGATAGTCTGGTAGTGGCTGGGCACACGCACACTTGTCCTGCTCATCAGCTTTGTGTGTGTAGAGTGCTTTGCCTCCAATGGTTTCTTCTTGTcccaaaaacaaacataaaGGATTTGTGTCATTAATTGTGCAAGCCATGATGAATTTCTTAAggctgtcctgggcagggccagtAGTTggctcagtgatccttgtgagtcccttccaactcaggatagTCTATGATTCTAAGCCAGGAGAAGGATTCTACTTGCTCTAGAACTCTGCAGTCCCCTCACGTGTCTCTCCTGGTGTGACCTGTGCTGACACAACTCTTAACTCCTGAGCACCCTGTTGCTGCTGGGTGGTATCTGGTTCTCCTGAACCGACAGCAGTggccctgtgctgtggctgccaaagcaAAGCGTGGGTCACTGGCAGTGCCCCAGTAACACTCTGCTGCCTGGTTGCTGTGTTCCAGTGCCTGTGGTGTGCCAGCAGCAAGAGGTGCATGGAATACCCCGTCCGAAGAATCCTTCCCCCGGCCGACCTGTGTGAGCTCCGCTCTGCGCGCTGGGGAGTCTGCTGGGGTGAGTGCCAGCCTGGGGTGATGACTGTGTaagtgctggctgctggtgggAGGTTCCCCTGTCTCCCCGTCTCTCCGCCAGTGTAGCAATGACAGGCTGAAGTCAGTCAAGGTTCTGCAAACTTCCTGAAGTGTGGGCGGGCAAGCGGAGTATGAGCAGTTCCCTGCCTTCTGGCAAGTAGGACCCGTGAGGATTTAGCTATTCCAAAATACATCCCTTATGATTTGGTGTGATGGAAGCTCCAGACGTGGCTAGCGCCTGGGAACAGGAGTAGAAGGTTCTCTATGGGCCTGTGCAGCCCCTCCTGGTGGCTGAATCCCAGAAGatctctcctctgcagctggcacaTCACTCTGTGCACCATTTCTGGCTCTTCATGTGGCTGCTTTCCCAGGTGGGCTCCTGCAACCAGAGGTGTGGTGACTTCTCTGTGAACCTATGTGTGCTTCTAGTGTTGAGTGTGCTGTAGTCCTGCTCAGCTCTTACCcacctgagaaaaaaaatctcttctaaaACTACCCCTGCACATGCAGGTCTCCTCTGGGAGCTTTTTCTGGTGGACAGCTGGCTCTTGactccctctcctctctgctgctctgttttctgaaagatttCTGGAGAGATTGGTACCTTGTTTAGACCAAGCTTAGTGCATGTTCATGCTCAAACAGGAGGCAGCTTttgggggctggagcaggaaggaagcAAGCTGGGGCTTGGTTGCTCTCACCCACCCCCTTGATAAGGAGCCTGGAGCTGAATTGTCGTTGCCTGTCATCTGTTGTGCTCGAGGCTGGGCTCTCTCATCTGCCCACAAGAGTTCAAACTGCTCTTACGCTTGTGGAGGAAGAATCTCCTCTTTGTGAGCCCTGTGGTATGCTTTTCCAAAAGTTCTGTAAGACCTTGAAATACCAGTTTTAATGTGAGCAGCTTCACAAAAGGTTTCATTATAGAAGAGCACATTCCTTAGCTTGCAAAACTTGCTGTAGAGGAGATTAGTCCTGTGGGAGATTAGCTCTTACGTGAGCCTGCATTTTTGGTGTGTGTGACTTAGGCTCTGTCATCAGCTGGAGGAGTGCCTTGTGCTCTGTCACAGACCTCTCTGTATGGGAAGGGGGGAACTGAACCCCAGGCTCATCCTGAAACCCCAAAAGGCTTTCAGAAGGACTGACGCTGCTGCAGGatttgaaaacaatttcagTGGTGGAGTCAGCTCAGCCTGGAGTACCTAAAAGAGGATCTATTTAGAACagataaaaggaagaagatTCTTACAATGAGGAtgatgaggcactggcacaggttgcccagagagatggtgaatgccccatccctggaaacattcaaggtcaggttggatagGACTGTGAGAAGtctggtctagtgaaagatgttcctgcccatggcagggagttggactaAATGACCTTCAAAAGTTCCCTGAGCAGGTTCAGGTGCACTGAGATTTCTGTAACCTGGCTGTTGTATGCAAAGCGACTCCTAAACAAATATTTCCACAGGCTCAAGCCTCCGAACAGCCTGAATCATACTTGGAAGAAACTCCTCTTTGTTGTCGCCTGAAATCCTCGGCATCTAGATGTGTCAGTTTTGGCTGGTGTCTCTGCTGCCATTACTGCAGCACCTGAGTAGGATGAGCAGGGACCAGGGCTCACGGCTGCTGCTTCACCATGTTCCAGCAggttttgctctgtgtgtgggTGAGCAgatctcccagccctggggagacATGGCAGTCAGGTGCAGGAAGCAGGACTTGGCCTtcagctgcctgagcagcactgctggcccCAAGCTGCTAAATCCCAACAGatcttgtttcagtttttctcttgcCCAAGGACATCAGACGCCTCTAAGTGCTCATCTCATCAGATATGGCTTCTGAGGCTGCCTCCCATGGACAATGATTTCTCCCTGTCAGAGGTCATTCCTTAGCCCTGAAGCCTTcagttgttgggttttttcctctcaatgGTTACTTTTTACCAGGATTAGTGATTAAGGTAGCTCTGCTCCTGTTTCTGCCAGAGGAGTCTGACCTGAGTGCATTTGTCCTTGCCTTTCTTCATAGCCAGTAACTAAGTACTCCTGTTAGCAAGTGTATGTACTCAGCTGGTGCTTATTTGTGGGTACCAACACCTGGTATCTCTATAGCTAACAATGTCCATTTGCTTTCCCAGATGGTTACACATCTCCAGCCCAGTGACTGAAGCTGCTGGTGTCAGTAGTTGTATGCTCATaaacaggacaagagaaaatggctaTAGGCtaagaagaaatggcctcaagttgcaccaggggaggtttaggttgaatattaggaaaaaaaattcttctctcagAGGGTGGTCAGAcagtggaacaggctgcccagggcagtggtaaagtcaccatccctagaaGCGTTCAAACAACATGGACCTGTTGcgcttggggacatggtttactGGAAGACcttgcagtgctgggggaacagtTTGACTTGATGAACTTGGAGTGCTTTCCCAACAttactgattctgtgattgtatgaTCTTATGTTGGAGCTCCAGgcagctgtgtttgtgtgtgctaaaaatgttttgtcaAATCCTGCAGTGAACTTCGAAGCCCTGATCATTGCAATGTCCGTGGTGGGAGGAACACTTCTGATCATGTTGGgggtctgctgctgctgctgctgttgtaagaaaaagagcaaaaagcaAGTATCGGGGGGGTTCCCTGATTGTGTGGAGCAACTCAGATGCAGccatgtgctgctgcagagctgagtgcaCTAAGGGGCTTTTCTGCCTACCAGGCCAGACAAGGATGACgagagagcagccagggagcGGGAGAAGAGGCGGGTGCGGCAGGAGGAGAGGTGAGTTTGTACCACAGGCCCTGAGGCTGCAGAATGATTTGGCTCCTGTCTGTGCCTTCAAACACGATGCCAGCAGGCACATGGGGCTCAACACGTGCAGTCAGTGGCTGTTTCAGCCCTAGCTCACACACAAGCCTCATGAGGAATGTCATGCTGGGGTGACTTGTGGAGGTAGCATCACAAGTACTGTGCATGCAGCTCCCTGAGGGCTGCTGACTCTGGTGGTCCCTGGAGCCTCCAGGAGGTAGGAGGCTGAGCAAACCTGCCAGTTTGGAGCTCCCTTGGTTGGGAATAAGCAAGGAGCTCTGGCTCTTGTTCCGTTTTGTATCACCAGTTACTGACTCATGGCTTTCATGTTTGCTTcttgcaggagagcagagatgaAATCACGGCATGATGAGATCCGAAGAAAATATGGTACAGTGCTGACATGAGTGATTCAAACTAAGCTTTAGAAGACGTAGTCTCAGTAACTCTGCTCCTTGCCATGGTTACAGCTGTAGATGAGAACTTGGTCAGCAGGGAAAACGTGGTCCCTGGTTCTCTTGCCTCAGAGCAAGTGTAAAGATGGTGGGGTCATGGTGTGTGAGCCCACACAAGGGCTGTTTTTCCTGGGCAGGGAAGAGGAAGCGTATAATGTTGCCTAGAATGTGTCCTCCAAGCTTACCATGTGGGAGAAGCTGATGGAACTTGACTGGAGGGGAGAAGCAGAAGCTGGCAGACACAGCACCATCATAATGCTGTTACCCTTCAGGCACAGCCCTCCAGTAACTCAGTGGTGAGCAAGTGGCTGGGGAGCCAGCAGCCTGGAGTGTGGGGCCAGGTAGGAATCAGAatgcccacagctgcaggagcacgGAGCAGGCACCAATCCCACCCCAATCCCACTGTGCTGTCAGCAGTTCCCCAGGAGGTGTCTCAGTCCCCTGGGGTTGGGAGTACACAGCCTCCCTCCTGGGGCTAGACTGTCCCTCAGGTGAGTCCCATGGACCTGGGCCAGGTCTGGACCTACCTGAGGGGAACATCAGCTTGGAAGGAAGCAGGGAACAGCCAGTTGCTTTGTGCTGGGGAAGgtctctccagcctgtccattagggctgctgggggctctgcCGGTGCCTGGCTGTGGAGCAGTTTGGCTCGTGCATGCTGCACTTGGTGGTCTCTGGCTTTGTGGGGGCTGTAGGGAAAGCTAGAGACCTTgtctcttcctgcagctgctgcctgctgcaggtcCAGTTTAGACAGATTTTAGGGCCTCTGGATGGGCTGGCTCCTTTGGGAAGAAAGAGCAGGCAAAGCTGTGCCTGAAGGAGCTCTTGGTGGGGGAAGCACCTGCCTGTGAAAGAcctgtgctctggggctgtCTTGCCATGTCATGGCTGTCTTGCTGCAGCCTGACCCCAGAGTTTGCAATCTTGCCCTTTGTGGCTGTTCTTCTTCAAAAGTGTtgagctgggaaagcagcaaacAGCATGGCACGTGGCTTGTCGCTAGCCCAAAAGTCAGCCCCATACCCTGCCTTGCTGTTTCTTAGTCTTGATGCAGAAGCAGGCACGCAAGTCTAAGAACAATTTTAACTTAATTTGGGTCTGGGCTCTCTGCTGTTAAGTCCAGTCTGACAGAAGGGGTGTGCAGGGGGAGCAGTCTGGAAGATTAGCCAGGCTGCTTTACTTGGGCTGTACATGGACCGCCTGGGAGAGGAGTTTGCCATCAGGTCAAGCTTCTGAGTGGATGTCTCCTCTTGTGCAGAAGGGAAGAGCGAAACAGTGCTGACTATGGGCACTGCTCAAGCAAGAGCAGTGTTTTGGGAGAACTGCAGCCAGGAGGCTTGAGGATGCTCAAATGACAGAGTAGTTTCGCAGGACTGGTTTTCTTGCTGGCCGTGACCAgtgtgggagctgctgtctgAACAAATCTCTCCTCTCTTCTAGGCCTGTTCAAGGAAGAGAACCCTTATGCAAAATTTGAGAATTAGCATCTCCAGACCCATCCCTCCACCCTGGTGAAACAGTGCCTTCTGCAGAGCCAAAAGTCTCCCCCACCACCATAGTGCCACTCCAACTGCCACAGAGGGTGACCCAAATGCTTGGTGACACCATTGTCCCCACTCCAGGTGCTTGGTGTGGCCAGAGCTTTGCTCTTGCCCTACTGGTGCAAGAAACTGTTGTGGCAATACAGGAGAATGGTGTATTTCTTCTCACTCACCACCGGGGTGGTTGTGGTGTCCAAAGCAATGCACATAACAGTCCTTGTCCCAGCCAAGGGCAAAAGCAACAACACATCTCCCTCACTCCTGCCTCACCAAGAACACTTCATGCACACAGAGCGAGGCTCTTCTGCTCTgcaccaccccccccccccttttttttttattttagtatatGCAAAAGCCAGCAAGAGTTTCCTGACATATAGGTCAGCAGGAGGCTTTGGCTGTCACTCTAGGTGCCTGCACTCATCCCAGCACATTAGCAGTCCTCTCAAAGAGCACAAATTTCTGGTGATCTGGTGCTTCCAGGAGGGAGGTCTTATGTGCACCTTCTCACTTGCAACTAATCTGGGGAAATGCCCCAACTCTCCTACCTCTCTGTGCCTTTCTGGAAAGGTGGTCTTTGGCTCAATGGCCACATTTGTTTGCAATACTGTAAGTTTCAAGTGCATTTACAATATCCTGACTGTATATTAAACTGATTCAATTACTGTTCTGGTCTGAAAGAGTTTAATTCTGCTTCCACAGCAGGCACAGGTTGGCAGTAGTGGCTAATGGAGTTGTCACTGTTACATGGCTCTGACTCATTGAGAGTGGCTGGGGGAGGCAGAAGCAAGGCTGCCTTGGGCTCTTGCTGGGCTTGAAAGGAGTCATCTGTTCCCAGAGATGTTCAGGTGTTAGGAAGATCTTGGGATGGAAGTAAGGCTGCTCTCTAAGGAAGGAGCTGAGTGTTCTGGCAAGAGTTTGGCCTTTTGTCCCCCGGCATCCCTAGGAGAGAGAGCAAGCCCTTGTGTTtgtggggtgtcctgggggcTCAGACTGCAGCCCGAGCTGTGTAAGGGAgctggggtgggacaggggatggagctgcctgctctggttcctgcccagggctggccaTGCAGCACCCTCAGCCCCTGTGCAGGGACTGTGAGAGTCTGGGCTGAGGAAAGCTGCCTGTGgcctgctgccaggcaggaggactgcctgggctgctgtgggctggggcaAAAAGCTCCCTCTGCATGGaaggctggcagagcccagcccaagctgctccagctgaactCGAGGAGCTGCAGCCGTgggagccctgctcctgccgctgcctgggctttgctggctgccagccctgcctgctgccagcacgCTCCAAGGGCAGCACTTGCAGGTGACTTCTCGTGCACAgtgtccctggctgctgccagaagAGGCTCAGGTGGGAGGAACAAAGGGAATGACTGCCAGGCTCTTGTGGGGGCTGCTCTCCCACCTTCTGtctgggcaggggctgtgttctgctgctgccaggcaggagccgAGGGCGGTGCTGACAGCACTGtgtctgggtgtgcagggcagggggatgaTGATTCAGAGAGATCCCCGTTTGCCTTGAACCTCCTTGTGCCTGGGAGATGAACTGTGGAGCCCAGTAAAGAGAGGGGAAAGTGCTGATAAGGGTCCTGGTTGTGCCCTGGGCTTTCCTGCGTGTGCTGGCCCAAAGGGCCCGTGGTGCCTCTGCCAGCCAAAGGTACAGGGAAAGCTGTGGGGGCTTTGAGGGCCAGCAACAtccagggacagctgctgctAAAGCCTTTGAGCTGCCTTTCCCTTGCTGGGCTGCACCAGGCTCCAGGACCCCTCCTGCCCTTGGGACTGGGACCAGTAAATTCATGTTGGGTTCTCTGAGCACTCCCACTggccccactgccagcactaAGGGGTGATGCCTCCAAACCCATCAGGGATGTGGGACCCCTGGAAGCAAGTTCCTCTTCCGGAGACCCCACTTGTGACTGGCTCTGTCCTCCTTGGCTGAGCCATGGCAGCAGAGACCTGCTGGGAGCCAGGCCCTGCCTGGCTGGAATGTGGCCACACCTGGGGACAAGCAGAGGCCATGCCATGCTGCCAGGACAGCACTCAGTGTCCCTGGACAGAGGCAGTGTGTCCTCTGCTCTCATCCTGAGTCCATCCTGGTCTCCAGCATCCTCATCCCAGGGCTGCCTCCCATAGCCTGGGGTAGAGCTACTCCTGATGTTTCTAATTCCTTCTATGGTGGCTGCTGTGTGCAAGGATTATGTGGCTGATGCACTGAAAACCTGGTGAACCCTTTGGCTTGGCTGGGCCATGGTGGGGAGGTGAAGCTGTGTCCTTGGGTGGCCAAGGTACCTGCTCAGGTCTGAGAGAAGTATCTGCAGCGTAACTGAGAGTGGAGCCCAGCAGCTAAGACATTTCATGAGGACTAACTGGTCCTTTGCAAGGCTGCCAGGATGGAAAGCTTTCCTGACTGGGATGGGGAGAGTGATGGGGACACCATAGCTGGAGGAGTGGGACAATGCCCCACCACCTGCCGTGGGTACTAGTGGGGGGATGCACAAGGGAATTGGAAAGAAGGGGTTAATGAGATGTAGCAGGGAGCTTGGCTTTGAGCCAAAGGAGAGTTTAACAGCCCTGCACATAAAGGCCACAAAAAGCTGGCACTAGGCCCATTCCAACCATGTGATAGGAAAGATGGGACAAACAGTCCCATCTGTCCCATTGACACTCTGAGAGGTGAAATCCCGAGGACAGACTGAGCTGTGACCACAGGcttcccagctgcaggtggaTAACTGTGCTGGGGTGGCCTGCTGTTATCACAGCCTCCTCCATTCCATTTACAGCAGGGCtatggtggcagcagcagcagggccctggAGGTGCCCAGTGCTGGAGAATCTCTGCCAAACAGCCTCAGTCTCTTTGTGGAGGGCACAAAATTATTCCAAAGAGGTGGCATCAGTGTGTAGTGCTGCAATGGTATTTTCAGGAAAAGTGGTGGAGAGGCAAAAAATTTAACAGATCCTATGTTGTATTCCAGAGCTGCTGTATTTGAAGGGGAAATGCTCACTGAGGCTGATAAATAATCACCCAGACATTTCTCATGGGCTTAGAGAAAGCAGGAGGCTTGGAGGAGGTGGAACTTTTCAAATAAACTCTGCCCTGTGAGGAAGTGATTTTAACTGTTGATAGTGCTTTTTAGGTAGAGGGCGTTTGATCAGCAGCATGAAGCTGAGATAAAGGCTGATCAGCAGTGTAGCCCAGACACCAGTACTGGGCCTGGTCCTCTTCCTTTTTGACAGTGGCCTGAATAATGGGGCCCAGGGCACCCTCAGCAAATTTGCTGAATTTCCTACAgtgggaggagctgctgagacaCCAGAGCGTGACTCTGCACCCACAAGGACCTCAACAAGCTGGAGAAGTGGGCTGACAGAACCTCCTAAAGTTAAACCAAGGGCTATGCAGGGTCCTGACCCTGGGGAGGTGCAGCCCCAGGCACCAGGACACGCtatggaaagcagctctgcaaagcagGTCCTGGTGAGTGTGACTGGCACAGCCACACCCCAGCAGGGACTTTGTGGAAGGGAGCTGAGCTGTACAGCCCACTGCTAGGTGGGCTTTGTGCCACAGGATCTGTCTCTGCGCATGGAGGAGCTCCTGGGTGTGCCCCTCAGAACCCTGTGATGTCACCACTCATGATCATTATGACGCCACTTGTGTAACTATAAACACCAGCACTGGGAAGAGCCAAAGCGCTCAGGCGTTGTGCTTAGTGACCACTAGCAGCCGAGGAGCTTCCGAGTGCTGCCAGTGTCCGAGGAGCCTGTGTGCTTCCAGTGTCTGAGCATCTTCTGAGTGCTGTCAGTGACTGAGGAACCTGAGTCCTGCCAGGGACTGAGGAACCTGAGTGCTGCCAGTGA harbors:
- the PTTG1IP gene encoding pituitary tumor-transforming gene 1 protein-interacting protein translates to MAPVLRLCSLALALLPLASLPAAVTAQDAAGGCHQYTNRSCEECLKNVTCLWCASSKRCMEYPVRRILPPADLCELRSARWGVCWVNFEALIIAMSVVGGTLLIMLGVCCCCCCCKKKSKKPDKDDERAAREREKRRVRQEERRAEMKSRHDEIRRKYGLFKEENPYAKFEN